One region of Pogona vitticeps strain Pit_001003342236 chromosome 1, PviZW2.1, whole genome shotgun sequence genomic DNA includes:
- the NEK5 gene encoding serine/threonine-protein kinase Nek5 isoform X2 produces the protein MDQYEIIQMIGEGSFGKVFLAKRKEDNQHCVIKEISLTKLPRKEKESSQKEVTLLARLKHPNIVDFYASFQEKDKLYIMMEYCDGGDLMKRINMQRGVLFAEDKILGWFVQISLGLKHIHDRKILHRDIKAQNIFLSNNGMTAKLGDFGIARMLSNTMELAQTCVGTPYYLSPEICENRPYNNKTDMWSLGCVLYELCTLRHPFEGSNLPQLVLKICRGHFMPVSMKYSSELRALISQLFKTSPRDRPSINSILRKPFLEKQIRKYLPPEIMEEEFSHTVLHRRRPMASLSSAPKVQKPRLHNLNSPKLKMGMLPLKQGLLHKHEWRSPSKIQDPISQYRSPKFKICGKPEDARMCGHYGHYYMKLANLQERPLIQEDHPLIGQRMEEYYKQKGQEPPPPPPHWPADYLQRRYNAQQYKLKVEKQLGLRPSSADPHYDQRQNQEIKEEQMKAYQKAVAQRNEAKEQEYLEQLQKIRQQYHSEVHEIKLKAEAQEKNKNIKDKTYLVKPRMTKDHAVLIDDDPGEKNEPFQDMEQNTEQIGLRNWQERNVFEVKHKAKGGVKFQIDFKADIPDVNNVQKEKEDHDKLNDTLTFEDGDCLKKNLIDNDDSYIDKALEKVCHWKLAVDREGDSTETRKHWKASAPQTLLNLLEKADITSVCPTMEEVGQVIMLPSRLPEIRRKWKQESPGTLMNMLAGAECSGDTLFQDKTDNLQTPKNDEIDTEMSSAVEVDEDRFDPRSDDDDTNFEESEDELRDELVESLEKVVTSPEEDILKTSAEPTDTEQPGEKENAINSELNKPNESLGNDSKLSRDKQDGAIS, from the exons ATGGATCAGTATGAAATAATTCAGATGATTGGGGAGGGATCCTTTGGCAAAGTCTTTCTAGCCAAGAGAAAGGAGGATAATCAACATTGTGTTATCAAGGAGATCAGTTTAACAAAG ttgccaaggaaggaaaaagaatcaTCTCAGAAAGAAGTTACCCTTCTGGCCAGGTTGAAGCATCCTAATATAGTAGACTTCTACGCTTCCTTTCAAG aaaaagataaattataTATTATGATGGAATATTGTGATGGAGGTGACCTAATGAAGAGGATAAATATGCAACGTGGAGTGCTGTTTGCTGAAGACAAG ATCCTGGGTTGGTTTGTGCAAATCTCATTAGGCCTAAAGCATATACACGATAGGAAAATTCTTCACAGAGATATAAAAGCGCAG AACATTTTTCTCAGCAACAATGGAATGACAGCTAAACTTGGAGACTTTGGGATTGCAAGAATGCTGAGCAA TACCATGGAGTTGGCCCAGACATGTGTAGGAACACCATATTACCTATCACCTGAGATCTGTGAGAACAGACCATACAATAATAAAAC TGATATGTGGTCTCTTGGCTGTGTGTTATATGAGCTCTGTACTTTAAGGCACCCT TTTGAAGGCAGCAATTTGCCCCAGCTTGTGCTGAAGATCTGTAGAGGCCATTTCATGCCAGTGTCTATGAAGTATTCATCTGAACTAAGAGCTCTAATATCTCAGTTGTTTAAAACATCTCCAAGAGATCGACCTTCTATCAACTCCATTTTAAGAAAGCCTTTCTTGGAGAAGCAAATAAGGAAGTATTTGCCCCCTGAG ATCATGGAGGAAGAATTCAGCCATACTGTCCTTCACAGAAGAAGACCAATGGCTTCATTGTCTTCAG CTCCTAAAGTTCAGAAACCAAGACTCCACAATCTTAATTCTCCAAAACTGAAGATGGGGATGCTTCCCTTAAAACAAGGATTGTTACATAAACATGAATGGAGATCTCCTTCAAAAATCCAAGATCCTATTAGCCAG TACAGGAGTCCCAAGTTTAAGATTTGTGGAAAACCAGAAGATGCCAGAATGTGTGGGCACTATGGCCATTATTATATGAAACTTGCAAACTTGCAGGAGAGACCATTGATTCAGGAAGATCATCCTCTTATTGGCCAAAGAATGGAAGAATACTATAAGCAAAAAGGGcaggaaccaccaccacctccacctcaTTG GCCTGCAGACTATCTTCAAAGGCGATACAATGCCCAGCAGTACAAGTTAAAAGTAGAAAAGCAACTT GGTTTGCGTCCATCTTCTGCTGATCCACATTATGATCAGAGACAGAATCAGGAGATAAAGGAAGAGCAAATGAAAGCCTATCAAAAAGCTGTTGCTCAAAGAAATGAAGCGAAGGAGCAG GAATATCTGGAACAACTACAGAAAATTCGTCAACAATATCACAGTGAAGTGCATGAGATTAAACTTAAAGCAGAAGCACAAGAG aagaataaaaatataaaagacaaaaccTATCTTGTGAAGCCACGGATGACTAAAGACCATGCTGTTCTTATTGATGATGACCCCGGAGAGAAAAATGAACCATTCCAG GATATGGAGCAAAACACAGAACAGATTGGACTGCGTAACTGGCAGGAGAGAAATGTTTTTGAAgtaaaacacaaagcaaag ggaggtgTTAAATTTCAAATCGATTTCAAAGCTGATATTCCAGATGTGAACAAtgtccagaaagaaaaagag GACCATGATAAGCTCAATGACACCTTGACCTTTGAAGATGGAGACTGCCTTAAGAAAAACCTGATAGACAATGATGACAGTTACATAGACAAAGCATTAGAAAAAGTATGCCACTGGAAACTGG CTGTTGACCGTGAAGGCGATTCCACAGAAaccagaaaacactggaaagctTCAGCTCCACAAACTCTCCTCAATCTTCTAGAGAAGGCAGATATTACCTCTGTGTGCCCAACCATGGAAGAAG TGGGCCAGGTAATCATGCTGCCTTCAAGATTGCCTGAAATCAGGAGAAAATGGAAGCAAGAATCACCTGGGACATTAATGAACATGTTAGCAGGAGCAGAATGTTCTGGTGACACTTTATTCCAAG atAAGACAGATAACCTGCAGACTcctaaaaatgatgaaattgataCAGAAATGAGTTCTGCAGTTGAAGTGGATGAAGACAGATTTGATCCAAGATCTGATGACGATGACAC AAACTTTGAAGAATCTGAAGATGAACTGAGGGATGAGCTGGTAGAATCTCTGGAAAAGGTGGTAACATCTCCAGAAGAGGATATACTGAAAACTTCAGCTGAACCAACAGACACGGAGCAGccaggggaaaaagaaaatgcaattaaCAGTGAACTTAACAAACCCAATGAAAGTTTGGGAAATGATAGCAAGCTGTCTCGAGATAAACAGGATGGAGCAATCAGTTAA
- the NEK5 gene encoding serine/threonine-protein kinase Nek5 isoform X1 — MDQYEIIQMIGEGSFGKVFLAKRKEDNQHCVIKEISLTKLPRKEKESSQKEVTLLARLKHPNIVDFYASFQEKDKLYIMMEYCDGGDLMKRINMQRGVLFAEDKILGWFVQISLGLKHIHDRKILHRDIKAQNIFLSNNGMTAKLGDFGIARMLSNTMELAQTCVGTPYYLSPEICENRPYNNKTDMWSLGCVLYELCTLRHPFEGSNLPQLVLKICRGHFMPVSMKYSSELRALISQLFKTSPRDRPSINSILRKPFLEKQIRKYLPPEIMEEEFSHTVLHRRRPMASLSSAPKVQKPRLHNLNSPKLKMGMLPLKQGLLHKHEWRSPSKIQDPISQYRSPKFKICGKPEDARMCGHYGHYYMKLANLQERPLIQEDHPLIGQRMEEYYKQKGQEPPPPPPHWPADYLQRRYNAQQYKLKVEKQLGLRPSSADPHYDQRQNQEIKEEQMKAYQKAVAQRNEAKEQEYLEQLQKIRQQYHSEVHEIKLKAEAQEKNKNIKDKTYLVKPRMTKDHAVLIDDDPGEKNEPFQDMEQNTEQIGLRNWQERNVFEVKHKAKGGVKFQIDFKADIPDVNNVQKEKEDHDKLNDTLTFEDGDCLKKNLIDNDDSYIDKALEKVCHWKLAVDREGDSTETRKHWKASAPQTLLNLLEKADITSVCPTMEEVGQVIMLPSRLPEIRRKWKQESPGTLMNMLAGAECSGDTLFQGEALNKTDNLQTPKNDEIDTEMSSAVEVDEDRFDPRSDDDDTNFEESEDELRDELVESLEKVVTSPEEDILKTSAEPTDTEQPGEKENAINSELNKPNESLGNDSKLSRDKQDGAIS, encoded by the exons ATGGATCAGTATGAAATAATTCAGATGATTGGGGAGGGATCCTTTGGCAAAGTCTTTCTAGCCAAGAGAAAGGAGGATAATCAACATTGTGTTATCAAGGAGATCAGTTTAACAAAG ttgccaaggaaggaaaaagaatcaTCTCAGAAAGAAGTTACCCTTCTGGCCAGGTTGAAGCATCCTAATATAGTAGACTTCTACGCTTCCTTTCAAG aaaaagataaattataTATTATGATGGAATATTGTGATGGAGGTGACCTAATGAAGAGGATAAATATGCAACGTGGAGTGCTGTTTGCTGAAGACAAG ATCCTGGGTTGGTTTGTGCAAATCTCATTAGGCCTAAAGCATATACACGATAGGAAAATTCTTCACAGAGATATAAAAGCGCAG AACATTTTTCTCAGCAACAATGGAATGACAGCTAAACTTGGAGACTTTGGGATTGCAAGAATGCTGAGCAA TACCATGGAGTTGGCCCAGACATGTGTAGGAACACCATATTACCTATCACCTGAGATCTGTGAGAACAGACCATACAATAATAAAAC TGATATGTGGTCTCTTGGCTGTGTGTTATATGAGCTCTGTACTTTAAGGCACCCT TTTGAAGGCAGCAATTTGCCCCAGCTTGTGCTGAAGATCTGTAGAGGCCATTTCATGCCAGTGTCTATGAAGTATTCATCTGAACTAAGAGCTCTAATATCTCAGTTGTTTAAAACATCTCCAAGAGATCGACCTTCTATCAACTCCATTTTAAGAAAGCCTTTCTTGGAGAAGCAAATAAGGAAGTATTTGCCCCCTGAG ATCATGGAGGAAGAATTCAGCCATACTGTCCTTCACAGAAGAAGACCAATGGCTTCATTGTCTTCAG CTCCTAAAGTTCAGAAACCAAGACTCCACAATCTTAATTCTCCAAAACTGAAGATGGGGATGCTTCCCTTAAAACAAGGATTGTTACATAAACATGAATGGAGATCTCCTTCAAAAATCCAAGATCCTATTAGCCAG TACAGGAGTCCCAAGTTTAAGATTTGTGGAAAACCAGAAGATGCCAGAATGTGTGGGCACTATGGCCATTATTATATGAAACTTGCAAACTTGCAGGAGAGACCATTGATTCAGGAAGATCATCCTCTTATTGGCCAAAGAATGGAAGAATACTATAAGCAAAAAGGGcaggaaccaccaccacctccacctcaTTG GCCTGCAGACTATCTTCAAAGGCGATACAATGCCCAGCAGTACAAGTTAAAAGTAGAAAAGCAACTT GGTTTGCGTCCATCTTCTGCTGATCCACATTATGATCAGAGACAGAATCAGGAGATAAAGGAAGAGCAAATGAAAGCCTATCAAAAAGCTGTTGCTCAAAGAAATGAAGCGAAGGAGCAG GAATATCTGGAACAACTACAGAAAATTCGTCAACAATATCACAGTGAAGTGCATGAGATTAAACTTAAAGCAGAAGCACAAGAG aagaataaaaatataaaagacaaaaccTATCTTGTGAAGCCACGGATGACTAAAGACCATGCTGTTCTTATTGATGATGACCCCGGAGAGAAAAATGAACCATTCCAG GATATGGAGCAAAACACAGAACAGATTGGACTGCGTAACTGGCAGGAGAGAAATGTTTTTGAAgtaaaacacaaagcaaag ggaggtgTTAAATTTCAAATCGATTTCAAAGCTGATATTCCAGATGTGAACAAtgtccagaaagaaaaagag GACCATGATAAGCTCAATGACACCTTGACCTTTGAAGATGGAGACTGCCTTAAGAAAAACCTGATAGACAATGATGACAGTTACATAGACAAAGCATTAGAAAAAGTATGCCACTGGAAACTGG CTGTTGACCGTGAAGGCGATTCCACAGAAaccagaaaacactggaaagctTCAGCTCCACAAACTCTCCTCAATCTTCTAGAGAAGGCAGATATTACCTCTGTGTGCCCAACCATGGAAGAAG TGGGCCAGGTAATCATGCTGCCTTCAAGATTGCCTGAAATCAGGAGAAAATGGAAGCAAGAATCACCTGGGACATTAATGAACATGTTAGCAGGAGCAGAATGTTCTGGTGACACTTTATTCCAAGGTGAAGCGCTCA atAAGACAGATAACCTGCAGACTcctaaaaatgatgaaattgataCAGAAATGAGTTCTGCAGTTGAAGTGGATGAAGACAGATTTGATCCAAGATCTGATGACGATGACAC AAACTTTGAAGAATCTGAAGATGAACTGAGGGATGAGCTGGTAGAATCTCTGGAAAAGGTGGTAACATCTCCAGAAGAGGATATACTGAAAACTTCAGCTGAACCAACAGACACGGAGCAGccaggggaaaaagaaaatgcaattaaCAGTGAACTTAACAAACCCAATGAAAGTTTGGGAAATGATAGCAAGCTGTCTCGAGATAAACAGGATGGAGCAATCAGTTAA